A single Lactuca sativa cultivar Salinas chromosome 8, Lsat_Salinas_v11, whole genome shotgun sequence DNA region contains:
- the LOC111918309 gene encoding D-galacturonate reductase translates to MVTIPVMTISSSDGPRPMPVIAMGTASDSGISGSDVMSSSTIVEAIKVGYRHFDTAAVYRTEKPLGEGISEALRLGLIKSRSELFITTKLWCASADRHLVLPAINQSLQNLGLEYVDLYLIHWPLKVIQDEFKLPVPKECVAAIDIKAVWEAMEECQNLGLTKSIGVSNFYPKLIQQILSFAKIPPAVNQFEMNPLWQQKKLTGFCKENSILVTAYSPLGAFGNNAWGHNRVMECDVLQDIAKSKGKTVAQISLRWLYEQGVSIAVKSYNTERMKQNLDIFDWSLTKEDMEKIDQIPQRRHVYLIGSMSVEPNDIMAEIDAELD, encoded by the exons ATGGTAACCATTCCGGTGATGACGATAAGCTCTTCCGATGGTCCCAGGCCCATGCCAGTGATCGCAATGGGCACAGCATCAGATTCAGGCATCAGTGGAAGTGATGTGATGTCATCATCGACTATAGTTGAAGCTATTAAGGTGGGTTATCGTCACTTTGACACCGCAGCAGTATACCGAACTGAGAAACCTCTCGGTGAAGGTATCAGCGAAGCACTCCGGCTGGGTCTTATCAAGTCTCGATCTGAGCTTTTCATAACCACGAAGCTGTGGTGTGCCTCCGCTGACCGACATCTTGTTTTACCCGCCATCAATCAGAGTCTACA GAATCTGGGATTAGAGTATGTGGATTTGTATCTTATACACTGGCCACTAAAGGTAATCCAAGATGAATTCAAACTTCCCGTTCCCAAGGAGTGTGTAGCCGCAATTGACATCAAAGCAGTATGGGAAGCAATGGAGGAGTGTCAAAATCTCGGACTCACCAAATCCATTGGCGTCAGCAATTTTTATCCAAAATTGATTCAACAAATTCTTTCCTTTGCAAAAATCCCTCCTGCTGTCAATCAG TTTGAGATGAACCCACTTTGGCAACAAAAGAAACTAACTGGATTTTGCAAAGAGAATAGCATCCTTGTGACTGCTTACTCCCCTTTAGGTGCTTTCGGCAATAATGCATGGGGACACAACCGCGTTATGGAATGTGATGTTCTCCAAGATATTGCAAAGTCCAAAGGGAAGACAGTGGCTCAG ATTTCTCTAAGATGGTTATATGAGCAAGGTGTAAGTATCGCAGTAAAGAGCTACAATACAGAAAGAATGAAGCAGAACCTAGACATCTTCGACTGGTCCTTGACTAAGGAGGATATGGAAAAAATCGACCAGATTCCTCAACGCAGGCATGTGTATCTAATAGGTTCAATGTCAGTTGAGCCAAACGATATAATGGCTGAGATTGATGCAGAGCTTGATTAA
- the LOC111918433 gene encoding uncharacterized protein LOC111918433 encodes MKLINSSHSQDDLPPPPLVLHRLRPRTLSPLSGTSRFALSATVISAAAILAASSVIIFDDSEIKEEQAKKKRLLDDFEHAIDRSKESFKRVVNTMKHTGVAASVLWKSLRSVLSSANHEVWSGFEVRVAALLADIVAANESRRAAIVGAGGGVVLDWLLESVALSGGGNYGTQAESARALAYLIADPNVSEAVLGRPHAIPNLLRFIFFAQPHQSKKHPRRSSFNISDPSKGRSMLVAAIMDIVTSNCDNVDKIKLKPMLSGTAAMRDIAAALEVIEDGGMHMDEPPGSSQDDDDGTGLKGIGMEVLGGTSIVGLSTSNRSMELDESKATHNSSSFNKLNNTSSVNTTVIPGLWDDLHSQHVAVPFAAWALANWAMASDVNRSHIQELDFNGHAVMSALIAPERSMKFHGSLVAQLLLKDENLPMNDFVSDWSSTLLTTVSQASKADDISLTRVALSAFLLSLERCPGAQRVVMEKGLHLMRETAKRTMNHKSVQESLTQIDQANVLSGTQSVNLLASAVVNLAVNGDSFALEDFLTLEPFINTYKNLKKGNIPKVNALDSALATLKVMIMRSYQQLKHMMHKTNLTQWSGSSLPLQEVSSMLLEKLIAARIGDRPVVFVTHSMGGLVVKQMLHQASAENRGNLVKNSVGVLQDMSIGTSWNI; translated from the exons ATGAAATTGATCAACAGTTCACATTCACAAGATGATCTTCCGCCACCGCCATTGGTTCTCCACCGCCTCCGCCCTAGGACTCTATCTCCTCTATCAGGCACTTCTCGCTTTGCATTATCCGCGACTGTAATATCCGCTGCCGCAATTCTTGCTGCATCATCCGTTATCATATTTGATGATAGCGAAATTAAGGAAGAACAAGCGAAGAAGAAACGTTTGCTTGATGATTTCGAACACGCGATTGACCGGTCGAAGGAGTCGTTTAAGAGAGTTGTGAATACGATGAAGCATACCGGCGTTGCGGCGTCGGTTCTATGGAAATCTCTTCGTTCGGTTTTGTCTTCGGCTAACCATGAAGTTTGGTCAGGGTTTGAGGTTAGGGTTGCGGCATTATTGGCGGATATTGTGGCGGCAAATGAGAGCCGGAGGGCTGCGATTGTTGGTGCTGGCGGTGGTGTGGTGTTGGATTGGTTATTAGAGTCGGTGGCATTGTCCGGAGGGGGAAATTATGGGACTCAGGCCGAGTCGGCTAGGGCTTTAGCGTACTTGATTGCTGACCCTAATGTGTCGGAGGCGGTTCTTGGGAGGCCTCATGCCATTCCCAATCTTCTCAGGTTCATATTCTTTGCTCAACCTCATCAATCCAAAAAG CACCCAAGGCGAAGTTCATTTAACATTTCTGACCCTTCAAAAGGCAGAAGCATGCTTGTTGCAGCAATCATGGATATTGTCACTTCCAATTGTGACAATGTGGACAAAATCAAACTTAAGCCCATGCTATCAGGAACTGCAGCAATGAGAGATATTGCAGCTGCACTTGAAGTTATTGAAGATGGTGGCATGCACATGGATGAGCCACCTGGCAGCAGCCAGGATGATGATGATGGAACTGGATTAAAGGGCATTGGAATGGAAGTTCTTGGAGGCACTTCAATTGTAGGTCTTTCTACAAGCAATCGATCAATGGAGTTAGATGAATCTAAAGCCACTCACAACTCATCATCTTTCAACAAATTAAACAACACTTCTTCTGTAAACACAACTGTTATCCCTGGACTATGGGATGATTTGCATTCACAACATGTTGCTGTTCCTTTTGCTGCATGGGCTTTAGCAAATTGGGCAATGGCATCAGATGTAAATAGATCCCATATCCAAGAACTCGACTTCAATGGACATGCTGTCATGTCTGCATTGATTGCTCCTGAAAGATCCATGAAATTTCACGGGAGTTTAGTAGCTCAGTTGTTGTTAAAAGACGAAAATCTCCCCATGAATGATTTTGTTTCTGATTGGAGTTCTACCCTTCTTACAACCGTTTCTCAAGCAAGCAAAGCCGATGATATCTCTTTAACTCGTGTGGCTTTATCTGCATTTTTACTATCTCTCGAGAGGTGCCCTGGTGCTCAAAGGGTAGTTATGGAAAAAGGTCTTCATTTAATGAGGGAGACTGCTAAAAGGACTATGAATCATAAGTCTGTTCAAGAATCATTA ACACAAATCGATCAGGCAAATGTACTTTCTGGTACCCAAAGTGTGAACCTATTAGCTAGTGCTGTGGTCAACTTAGCAGTCAATGGTGATTCATTTGCTTTGGAAGATTTTCTTACCCTTGAACCATTTATTAACACATACAAAAATCTAAAGAAAGGAAATATCCCTAAAGTGAATGCTTTAGATTCTGCACTTGCAACTTTAAAGG TGATGATTATGAGAAGTTATCAGCAATTGAAGCATATGATGCACAAG ACGAATCTTACACAATGGTCTGGATCAAGCTTGCCTCTTCAG GAAGTTAGCTCGATGCTGTTGGAAAAGCTTATTGCAGCACGTATTGGAGATCGACCTGTTGTATTTGTAACTCATAG CATGGGGGGATTGGTTGTGAAACAGATGCTACATCAAGCAAGTGCAGAAAACAGAGGCAATCTTGTCAAAAACAGTGTTGGTGTG ttACAGGACATGAGTATCGGCACATCATGGAACATTTAG